Below is a window of Methylosinus sp. PW1 DNA.
GAATGGGACCATCCCGTCACCGGCTTCGGCTATGTCAATCTGGCCTGGCAGGACAAGACGCAGCTCACCGATCCGCACTCTGTGCTCCAATACTGGCAGCCGCCATTCGCCATAGTGAACGCCGGCCTCGGATTGCGGACCGATGACGAGCAATACAGCCTGTCGATCTGGGCGAAGAATGTCTTCGACGAGCGGCCGCTCTATTCATGGTCGCCGGGCGACGCCAGCAATCCCACCACGATCGGCCTGCCCAGCCAGCCGCGCGTCTTCGGCGGCACGCTGCGCGTCAGGCTCTTGTGACGCGCGCGCAATTCAATAAGGCCCCACGGGAAAATATTTCAGATAGAGCTCGGCGTAGACGCCCTTCTGCGCAACGCGCGCCAGCGCGTAATCCAGCGCGCGGCGCAGCACGATATTGTTCTTTCTCACCGCCACGCCGACGCCATCGCCGAAAAAGGCGGGATCGGCGTAAGGCCCGTCCTTGAACATGCAGCAATCGGCGGCGTCGGCGCCGTTCAGCCAGAAGGCCAGCGAGATGGCGTCGCCGAACATCGCATGGGCGCGGCCCTCCTTCAGCGCCGTGCGCGCCTGCTGCGCGCTGGGATAGGTCGCGAGCGTGGAGGCGGGGAAGAATTTGCGAAGATAGGCCTCATGCGCGCTGTCGGCGGCGACCGCTATGGTGCGATCGGCGAGCGCCTCGGGCGTCGCGCCGGGCAGCACCGAATCCTTGCGCGCCACGAAGCGTCCCGGCGTCGTGTAATAGGGCTGGGTGAAATCCACCTTCTTGCGCGTCTCGGGCGTGATGGCGAAAGAGGCGATGGCGGCGTCGCCGGCGTTCTCGTCCAGAGCGGCGACCAGCGTGTCCCAGCGCCGGCGCTGAATGGTGCAGGAGATCTCCAGCTCCTCGCAAATGGCGCGCGCCAGATCGACGTTGAAGCCGGCGATGGTTCCGTCCGGCAGAGCGAAGTCGAAGGGCGGAAAATCATCCTCGGTGAGAAAGCGAATCTGCTTGATCGTCGAGAGGTCGGGCTTTTCCAGCTTGCGGGCCGGGTCCCAGAAGGAGGGCGCCGCCGCGACGACGCTGTCCGCGGCGGAGGCCGGCGCCACGACGGAAACCATCCCCGCGACGAGAGCGCAGCGTAAGCTTGTCAAAGTTCCGCATCTACGCCAAGCTTCAGCCACAGTTCTTTTCTCGCACATCATTCGAGGCCTCGCAGCCGCCCGGCGCGGCAGGAGCCCGCGCGTCGCGGAGATTAGCGTATGAGCGTGAATCCGGTCGATAGGGTTTCGCCGTATCCGCCGGCGCCCCATCGTGACGACGGGGCCGTTTTCCCGCGCCGCCGCGAGCCCGAGTCTACGCTCGCCCGCCAGCGCGCCCGCCCGGCGCCGGAGACGCCCGCGCCCGGCGCCGGCCGGCCGCTTCCCCCCGAGATCGCCTTTCTCGCCGCCCATGGCGCGCCGCTGGTCATGCTGCAATATGGCGCGACCATCGCCCGGCGGCAGGGCGTGAAGGCCGACGCCGCGCTGATCGCCGAAGGGCTGATCCCGGAGGAGCGCTTCTATCGCATTCTGGCGGCCGAGCTGCGCGTCCCTTATCTCGACGCGCCGCCCGCGCTGGAGCCGTCCGAGAGCCTGGAGCAGGACGCCGCGCGCGGCTACGCCCGCCTCGCCGAGGAGCCGCGGGGGATGCGCTGGCTGTTCGCGCCGCGCGGCGACGACATCGCCCGTCTCGTCGGCGTGACGCGCTCTTCCGCCGGGCGGCCGCTCTTCGCCATCACGCGTCCCTCCCATTTCGAGGAGGCGCTGCGCCGCTCCTCGTCGCGCCGGCTGGCGGAGGCCGCCGCCTATTCGGTGGAGCGCGTCGCGCCGGAGCTGGCGGCGCGGCGGGCGCTCGCCGGCCGCGCGCCCATCGCTTTCGCGCTCGGCAATCTCCTTCTGCTCGCGGCCTGGCTCTCGCCGGCCGGGGCGCCCTCGCGCGCCGCCGCGGCGCTGCTCGCTCTGCTGTTTCTCGCCAATATCGGCCTGCGCCTCTATTTCTGCGCGATCCGCAAAGCGGCGAGCGGCGCCGCGCCGGCGCTGGAGGAGCGCGACCTTCCGTTCTATTCCATTATCGTGGCGCTCTACGACGAAGCCGGCGTGGTTCCGCAATTGACCGAGGCGCTGGACGCGATCGATTATCCGCGCGCCAAGCTGGACGTCAAATTCGTGGTGGAATGCGACGACGCTGCGACCACAGCCGCGCTGCGCGCCGCGCATCTGCGGCCGGGGTGGGAGATCATCGTCGCGCCGCCCGGCGCGCCGCGGACCAAGCCGCGCGCGCTCAATATGGCGACGCCTTTTCTGCGCGGCTCGCTCGTCGCCGTCTTCGACGCGGAAGATCTGCCCGACCGCGGCCAGCTGCGCGACGCGGCGGCGCTGTTCGCCGCCGCGGATGAAAATCTCGCCTGCCTGCAGGCCAGCCTGTTCATCCACAATCACCGGCGCAGCTGGATGACGGCCATGTTCTGCATCGATTACGCCGTCCTGTTCGATGTGATCGACAAAGGCGCCTCCGCGGCCGGCCTGCCCTTTTTCCTCGGCGGCTCCTCCAATCATTTTCGCGTGTCCGCGCTGCGCGCCGTCGGCGCCTGGGACGCGTTCAATGTGACGGAGGACGCCGATCTCGGCCTGCGGCTGGCGCGGCGCGGCTATACGGCCCGCACCTTCGCCTCGCGCACGCAGGAGCAGGCGCCGACGCGCTTCGCCGCGCTGGTGGCGCAGCGCAGCCGCTGGATGAAAGGCTGGATGCAGACGGCGCTGGTCCATTGCCGCGATCCTTCCGCCTATTTCGCCGATCTCGGCGCCCTGCGCGGCGTCACGACGCTGGCCCTATTGGCGGGCGGCTTCATCGCGCCGCTGCATGGGCCGATCTTTCTCTTCTGCCTCGTCCATGACGCGGGTTTCGGCGCGTTGCTGGCGCCGAGGACGCTGGGCGACGGCCTCGCCAGCTTCCTCTTCTGCCTCATCGCCGCCGGCGGCCTCGCGGCCAGCGCCTGGCCGCGCGCGGTCGCCATGGGCGAGGCGGATATTGTCTGGCTCTGGCCGGCGCTGCTGCGCTGGCCGCTGTGGAGCCTGATGCTCTCCCTCGCCTCCTGGCGCGCCTTGCGCGAGCTGTGCGTCAGGCCATTCTATTGGGACAAGACAGAGCATTTTCCGATCGCCGGAGCGCGGAACCGATGAGACCATGACCCGCAGACGCGCCCGCGCGCCCTCGAGCAGGGCCGCGCCCCCCGAGCCGGCGGCCGAGGACGACAAAGCCTCGACCGTCGCCAAGCATTCGCTGGTCATCGCCGGCCACAGCACCAGCGTGTCGCTGGAGCGCATTTTCTGGGAGGCGCTGAAGGCGGCGTCCGAGGAGGAGGGCTGCTCGCTCGCCGGCCTCGTCGCGCGCATAGACGCCGGCCGCGGCCGCGCCAATCTCTCCTCCGCTTTGCGCGTCTTCGCCATGGAGCGCGCGCTCGGCCGCAAGAGCGGCTGACCGGCGTCCGCCCGCTTCCGTCCCGCCTGCGTCTTATGTTATCGCAAGTCCCGGAGGGACCGAACACATGACCGAATCCGCACCCCGTCGCGACAAGCCCTGGCTGTTCCGCACCTATGCCGGCCATTCCACGGCCAAGGAGTCGAATCTTCTCTATCGCTCCAACCTCGCCAAGGGCCAGACGGGTCTCTCCATCGCTTTCGATCTGCCGACCCAGACCGGCTATGACAGCGATCACATTCTCTCGCGCGGAGAGGTCGGCAAAGTCGGCGTTCCGGTGTCGCATCTCGGCGACATGCGCACTTTGTTCGACGGCATTCCGATCGCGGATATGAACACGTCGATGACCATCAACGCCACCGCCGTCTGGCTGTTCGCGCTCTACATTGCGGCGGCCGACGAGCAGGGCGCGCCGCGCGCAAAGCTGCAAGGCACGACGCAGAACGACATCATCAAGGAATATCTGTCGCGCGGCTCTTATGTGTTTCCGCCGGCGCAATCGCTGCGGCTGACGCAGGACCTCATTCTCTTCACGACGAAAGAGTGTCCGAAGTTCAACCCGATGAATGTCTGCTCCTACCATCTGCAGGAGGCCGGCGCGACGCCGGCGCAGGAGCTGGCCTATGCGCTCGCCACGGCTTGCGCCATTCTCGACGGGGTGAAGCGCGCGGGCCTCTCGGAAAAGGATTTCGCCGAGGTGGTCGGCCGCATCTCCTTCTTCGTCAACGCCGGGATGCGCTTCGTCACCGAGCTGTGCAAGATGCGCGCTTTCGTCGAGCTGTGGGACGAGATCACGCGCGACCGCTATGGCGTGCAGGACGAGAAGTCCCGCCGCTTCCGCTATGGCGTGCAGGTGAATTCTCTCGGCCTCACCGAGCAGCAGCCGGAGAACAACGTCTATCGCATATTGATCGAATCGCTGGCCGTCGTGCTGTCGAAGAACGCGCGCGCCCGCGCCGTGCAGCTGCCGGCGTGGAACGAGGCGCTCGGCCTGCCGCGGCCCTTCGATCAGCAATGGTCGCTGCGCATGCAGCAGATCATGGCTTATGAGACCGATCTTCTGGAATATGGCGACATATTCGACGGCAATCCGGCGATCGCCAAAAAGGTCGCGGCGCTGAAGGAAGAGGCCGTCGCCGAGCTGAAGAAGATCGACGAGCTGGGCGGCGCCGCCGCGGCGGTCGAGGCCGGCTATATGAAATCCAAGCTCGTCGAGAGCAACACCGCGCGGCTCGAGGCGATCGAGGCCGGCGAGCAGATCGTCGTCGGCGTCAATAAATTCACCGAGGGCGAGCCCTCGCCGCTCACCGCGGGCGACAATCAGATCATGGTCGTGCCGGAGCATGTCGAGGCCGAGCAGATCGCGCGTTTGAACGCCTGGCGCGAGCAGCGCGACGCCAAGGCCGCGCAGGCGGCGCTGGACGCACTGGTGCGCGCCGCGAAGGAAGGCCGCAATATGGTCGAGCCCTCGATCGCCGCCGCCAAGGCCGGCGTGACGACGGGCGAATGGGGAACCGTGCTGCGCGGCGTGTTCGGCGAATATCGCGCGCCGACGGGCGTCTCCGCCACGGCGCGGCAGGTCGGCGGCCAGCTCGACGCGGTGCGCGAGGAGGTGCAGCGCGTCTCCACCAAGATCGGCCAGCGCGCCAAATTTTTGGTCGGCAAGCCGGGCCTCGACGGCCATTCCAACGGCGCCGAGCAGATCGCCGTGCGCGCCCGCGACGCCGGCTTCGACGTGATCTACGCCGGCATTCGCTCGACCCCGGCCGAGCTGGTCGAGACCGCGCAGAAGGAAGGCGCGCATTGCGTCGGCCTTTCGATCCTCTCCGGCTCGCATGTGACGCTGGCGCATGAGGTGCTGCGGCTGATGAAGGAGAAGGGCCTGAGCGAAGTGCCGCTCGTCGTCGGCGGCATCATCCCGCCAGCCGACGAGAAGCTGCTGCGCGACAATGGCGTGGCGGCGGTCTACACGCCGAAGAACTACGATCTCAACGCGATCATGACCGATCTCGCGCAGATCATCGAGAAGAGCGTGGAGGGGCGCGCGTAAGGCGCTTCCCGCGTCATCGTCGCGAGCGAGGCGGAGCGATCAGAGCCGAGGGCGTCCCGCTGACGGATGGCTTCGGCGCGTCGCTCCTTGCGGCGGCGACAGAGCTGCAGACTGTTCTCCCGCGTCGCCGGCTTTTCCAGGGACTACGAAAATCGAGAATCCGGCGTTCGTCCTTCGGTGCGGACGGCGGATAAGTCAGGCCACTCATAGGTGATGACTTTGGCTCGCGTTCCGCCCGTATTGATCTCGATTTCCGTTTCAGGCAGCGCCCGACCTCGCATGTGTTCATAAAATATGCGCGCAGGAGAATTCGCGCTCAAAACAGTCAGCTTCATCGTTTGAAAGCCACGCTGCTTCGCATTCGCAACGCATTTCCGAAACAGAGAGCTGCCGATGCCTTTTCCAATATAGGCGGGGTCGAGATAAATTGCATATAACTCTGCAACCGACTTGCTCGTCGTGGGTCCCAGGTCAGAAAATCCAATGATTTTGTTATTTATTACAGCTATAAAGACGGCATATTCAGAAATTATTAAATGACCTTTTTC
It encodes the following:
- a CDS encoding protein meaA, encoding MTESAPRRDKPWLFRTYAGHSTAKESNLLYRSNLAKGQTGLSIAFDLPTQTGYDSDHILSRGEVGKVGVPVSHLGDMRTLFDGIPIADMNTSMTINATAVWLFALYIAAADEQGAPRAKLQGTTQNDIIKEYLSRGSYVFPPAQSLRLTQDLILFTTKECPKFNPMNVCSYHLQEAGATPAQELAYALATACAILDGVKRAGLSEKDFAEVVGRISFFVNAGMRFVTELCKMRAFVELWDEITRDRYGVQDEKSRRFRYGVQVNSLGLTEQQPENNVYRILIESLAVVLSKNARARAVQLPAWNEALGLPRPFDQQWSLRMQQIMAYETDLLEYGDIFDGNPAIAKKVAALKEEAVAELKKIDELGGAAAAVEAGYMKSKLVESNTARLEAIEAGEQIVVGVNKFTEGEPSPLTAGDNQIMVVPEHVEAEQIARLNAWREQRDAKAAQAALDALVRAAKEGRNMVEPSIAAAKAGVTTGEWGTVLRGVFGEYRAPTGVSATARQVGGQLDAVREEVQRVSTKIGQRAKFLVGKPGLDGHSNGAEQIAVRARDAGFDVIYAGIRSTPAELVETAQKEGAHCVGLSILSGSHVTLAHEVLRLMKEKGLSEVPLVVGGIIPPADEKLLRDNGVAAVYTPKNYDLNAIMTDLAQIIEKSVEGRA
- a CDS encoding ribbon-helix-helix domain-containing protein, with protein sequence MTRRRARAPSSRAAPPEPAAEDDKASTVAKHSLVIAGHSTSVSLERIFWEALKAASEEEGCSLAGLVARIDAGRGRANLSSALRVFAMERALGRKSG
- a CDS encoding GNAT family N-acetyltransferase — translated: MTGSVHIRQALPTDAGEIARVHVESVRAAYKGIYSDEHLKKLSADRMALNWLHEEKGHLIISEYAVFIAVINNKIIGFSDLGPTTSKSVAELYAIYLDPAYIGKGIGSSLFRKCVANAKQRGFQTMKLTVLSANSPARIFYEHMRGRALPETEIEINTGGTRAKVITYEWPDLSAVRTEGRTPDSRFS
- a CDS encoding glycosyltransferase family 2 protein, whose translation is MSVNPVDRVSPYPPAPHRDDGAVFPRRREPESTLARQRARPAPETPAPGAGRPLPPEIAFLAAHGAPLVMLQYGATIARRQGVKADAALIAEGLIPEERFYRILAAELRVPYLDAPPALEPSESLEQDAARGYARLAEEPRGMRWLFAPRGDDIARLVGVTRSSAGRPLFAITRPSHFEEALRRSSSRRLAEAAAYSVERVAPELAARRALAGRAPIAFALGNLLLLAAWLSPAGAPSRAAAALLALLFLANIGLRLYFCAIRKAASGAAPALEERDLPFYSIIVALYDEAGVVPQLTEALDAIDYPRAKLDVKFVVECDDAATTAALRAAHLRPGWEIIVAPPGAPRTKPRALNMATPFLRGSLVAVFDAEDLPDRGQLRDAAALFAAADENLACLQASLFIHNHRRSWMTAMFCIDYAVLFDVIDKGASAAGLPFFLGGSSNHFRVSALRAVGAWDAFNVTEDADLGLRLARRGYTARTFASRTQEQAPTRFAALVAQRSRWMKGWMQTALVHCRDPSAYFADLGALRGVTTLALLAGGFIAPLHGPIFLFCLVHDAGFGALLAPRTLGDGLASFLFCLIAAGGLAASAWPRAVAMGEADIVWLWPALLRWPLWSLMLSLASWRALRELCVRPFYWDKTEHFPIAGARNR
- a CDS encoding transporter substrate-binding domain-containing protein codes for the protein MVSVVAPASAADSVVAAAPSFWDPARKLEKPDLSTIKQIRFLTEDDFPPFDFALPDGTIAGFNVDLARAICEELEISCTIQRRRWDTLVAALDENAGDAAIASFAITPETRKKVDFTQPYYTTPGRFVARKDSVLPGATPEALADRTIAVAADSAHEAYLRKFFPASTLATYPSAQQARTALKEGRAHAMFGDAISLAFWLNGADAADCCMFKDGPYADPAFFGDGVGVAVRKNNIVLRRALDYALARVAQKGVYAELYLKYFPVGPY